The following coding sequences lie in one Cronobacter universalis NCTC 9529 genomic window:
- a CDS encoding methyl-accepting chemotaxis protein yields the protein MTIRLFSFLTLGALIVIFLASAFSNLWSLMRSNQALDDVNKEIRVVLSVVDPINHSRTVRVRLMEAMINQSSGKTSQAETSLEGAREFLQHATETFDSYMASPRAPGEEKILAPYRQTWQNYLENGLRPMMEAAANNDAERFNQLASFTVPALDYQFENELLKLLSFREDYAHKLNLDAQEQFKYSLTLLGGFTLILVLILLAVFILIQRRILKPLDIAHAHCQKMAGGELQDPIISHSRDETGRMLAALEQMRQSLREIIIQVRDSSDSVAHAADEIAAGNIDLSARTEEQAASLGETAASMEQLTSTVKHTSDNTHNADLLAGSMRQSAQEGNQIVEEAVGSMMEIESSARRIDSITGIIEGIAFQTNILALNAAVEAARAGEQGRGFAVVASEVRNLAQRSSAAAKEIKELIEQSGTHISSGSEKVTRAGESMKAIITSVNQVSVLMSELALSTREQSRGIEQINIAVTQMDAVTQQNAALVEEASSAAMSLKEQSHLLRQTVDIFKVN from the coding sequence ATGACAATAAGGCTTTTTTCATTTTTAACGCTGGGCGCGTTAATAGTCATTTTCCTTGCCAGCGCATTCTCTAATCTCTGGTCTTTAATGCGCAGCAATCAGGCGCTGGATGATGTGAATAAAGAAATCCGCGTTGTGCTTTCGGTGGTCGATCCGATCAACCACAGCCGGACGGTACGTGTTCGCCTGATGGAAGCCATGATTAATCAGTCGTCAGGAAAAACCTCACAGGCGGAAACGTCACTGGAGGGCGCCAGGGAATTCTTACAGCACGCCACGGAAACGTTCGACTCGTATATGGCTTCGCCCCGCGCGCCGGGAGAAGAGAAAATTTTAGCGCCCTATCGCCAGACCTGGCAGAATTACCTCGAAAACGGTTTGCGCCCGATGATGGAGGCCGCGGCGAATAATGACGCGGAAAGATTTAACCAGCTCGCCAGCTTCACGGTGCCAGCGCTGGATTATCAGTTTGAAAATGAATTGCTGAAGCTGCTTTCATTTCGTGAAGATTATGCGCATAAGCTTAATCTGGATGCGCAGGAACAATTTAAATACAGCCTTACGTTACTGGGTGGGTTTACGCTTATTTTGGTTCTGATCCTGCTTGCGGTGTTTATTCTTATCCAGCGTCGGATCCTCAAGCCGTTAGATATCGCCCACGCGCACTGTCAGAAAATGGCCGGGGGAGAGTTGCAGGATCCGATTATTTCGCATTCCCGCGATGAAACAGGCAGGATGCTCGCCGCGCTTGAGCAGATGCGCCAGTCGCTGCGCGAGATTATCATTCAGGTCCGCGATTCCAGCGACAGCGTGGCGCATGCGGCTGATGAAATCGCTGCCGGGAATATCGATCTCTCCGCCCGCACCGAAGAGCAGGCGGCGTCTCTCGGCGAAACCGCGGCCAGCATGGAACAGCTGACCTCCACCGTGAAGCACACGTCTGATAACACCCATAATGCAGACCTGCTGGCGGGTTCGATGCGTCAATCGGCGCAGGAAGGAAATCAGATTGTGGAAGAAGCCGTGGGCTCTATGATGGAGATTGAATCAAGCGCCAGACGCATCGATTCCATTACCGGGATCATCGAAGGCATCGCCTTTCAGACCAATATCCTGGCGCTTAACGCCGCCGTTGAAGCGGCGCGCGCCGGCGAACAGGGCCGCGGATTTGCGGTGGTCGCCAGCGAAGTGCGGAACCTGGCGCAGCGTTCTTCCGCCGCCGCGAAGGAAATTAAAGAGCTTATTGAGCAGTCCGGCACCCATATCTCTTCCGGCAGCGAAAAAGTAACCCGTGCGGGTGAAAGTATGAAAGCCATCATCACCTCGGTCAATCAGGTCTCGGTGTTAATGTCTGAGCTGGCGCTCTCCACCCGCGAGCAGAGCCGCGGCATTGAACAGATAAATATCGCGGTGACGCAAATGGACGCGGTAACGCAGCAGAACGCCGCGCTCGTTGAGGAGGCCTCCTCCGCCGCGATGTCATTAAAAGAACAGTCTCACCTGCTCAGGCAAACCGTGGATATCTTCAAAGTGAACTGA
- a CDS encoding YnfU family zinc-binding protein, translating to MAIHKRKSQDSYLSRVTCPKCNEKSEHSSARVNKKKTLICPACNHLFVSAQTPANQY from the coding sequence ATGGCTATTCATAAAAGAAAATCGCAAGACAGTTACTTAAGCCGCGTTACCTGCCCGAAATGCAACGAAAAATCTGAACACAGCTCCGCCCGCGTCAACAAGAAAAAAACGCTCATCTGCCCCGCCTGCAACCATTTATTTGTTTCCGCGCAAACCCCAGCGAATCAATACTAA
- a CDS encoding epoxyqueuosine reductase QueH has product MNAFVRPTLTLPNEEQKLLLHSCCAPCSGEVMEALQASGIDYTIFFYNPNIHPQKEYLLRKEENIRFAEQHGIPFVDADYDTDNWFERAKGMEWEPERGVRCTMCFDMRFERTALYAHENGFKVISSSLGISRWKNMQQINDCGHRAAAPYEGMVYWDYNWRKQGGSARMIEISKRERFYQQEYCGCVYSLRDSNLHRKAQGRPLIKIGTLYYGDES; this is encoded by the coding sequence ATGAACGCGTTTGTCAGGCCCACGCTTACGCTGCCTAATGAGGAACAAAAACTGCTGCTGCACTCCTGCTGCGCCCCGTGCTCGGGCGAAGTCATGGAGGCGCTCCAGGCTTCCGGTATCGATTACACCATCTTTTTCTATAACCCCAATATCCATCCCCAGAAGGAATATCTGCTGCGTAAAGAGGAAAATATCCGCTTTGCCGAACAGCACGGCATTCCTTTTGTTGACGCCGATTACGATACCGATAACTGGTTCGAGCGCGCTAAAGGGATGGAGTGGGAGCCGGAGCGCGGCGTGCGCTGCACCATGTGCTTCGATATGCGCTTTGAACGTACCGCGCTCTATGCGCATGAGAATGGCTTTAAGGTGATCAGTAGTTCGCTCGGCATTTCGCGCTGGAAAAACATGCAGCAAATTAACGACTGTGGGCACCGCGCCGCGGCGCCTTATGAAGGTATGGTCTACTGGGATTATAACTGGCGTAAACAGGGCGGATCGGCGCGCATGATTGAAATCAGCAAGCGCGAGCGGTTTTATCAGCAGGAATATTGCGGCTGTGTTTATTCGCTGCGCGACTCCAACCTGCACCGTAAAGCGCAGGGCCGGCCATTAATTAAGATTGGCACGCTCTATTATGGCGATGAGTCATAA
- the cspE gene encoding transcription antiterminator/RNA stability regulator CspE has translation MANRMNGSVKWFNADKGFGFIAPSDGSKDVFVHFSAIQSDNFRTLTEGQQVEFSVENGAKGPSAVNVVAL, from the coding sequence ATGGCTAACAGAATGAATGGTTCAGTGAAATGGTTTAACGCGGATAAAGGCTTTGGTTTTATCGCACCGTCTGACGGCAGCAAAGATGTTTTCGTCCACTTTTCCGCAATCCAGAGCGATAATTTTCGCACGCTGACCGAAGGCCAGCAGGTTGAATTCTCGGTTGAAAACGGCGCGAAAGGCCCGTCAGCCGTGAATGTGGTGGCGCTTTAA
- the ymcF gene encoding cold shock small protein YmcF, with translation MWWRFKDNMIAAGLHFRCPACHGSQYRTSRFDVTDKNPHGAKCIFCKSAMLVGIAAAERYDSYAMMHSETNTHR, from the coding sequence ATGTGGTGGCGCTTTAAAGACAACATGATCGCGGCAGGTTTGCATTTCAGATGTCCTGCGTGTCATGGCTCGCAGTATCGTACTTCCCGTTTCGACGTGACCGATAAAAATCCGCACGGCGCAAAATGCATATTTTGCAAATCCGCCATGCTGGTTGGGATCGCGGCGGCTGAACGTTACGACAGTTACGCGATGATGCATTCGGAAACGAATACGCACCGCTAA
- a CDS encoding chemotaxis protein has product MDNFQKDIDERANLALSNKFELLLFRLGSASEEEKPELYGINVFKLREIVPMPTITKAAGMQAPLLGMANIRGQIIPVVDLPAVAGCKPTTGLNLLLVTEYARSTQAFAVESVENIIRLDWSQVHTAESGVSSRNITSIARLDSDNQSNELALVLDVEQILYDIIPSVRDGQPNTVMQERSFKLKPGAVAIVAEDSKVARSMLEHGLKSMGIPALMHTTGLEAWEKIKLMAKEAQAEGQSITDKIAMVLTDLEMPEMDGFTLTRNIKMDATLKKIPVVIHSSLSGSANEDHVRKVGADGYVAKFEINELSAAIQRVLDKVAS; this is encoded by the coding sequence ATGGATAACTTCCAGAAAGATATCGATGAGAGGGCGAATCTCGCTTTATCGAACAAATTCGAATTGCTTCTCTTCCGGCTGGGATCTGCAAGTGAAGAGGAGAAACCTGAGCTGTATGGTATTAACGTGTTTAAACTGCGCGAAATCGTGCCGATGCCGACCATTACCAAAGCCGCAGGCATGCAGGCGCCGCTGCTCGGCATGGCGAACATCCGCGGGCAGATAATCCCGGTGGTGGATCTGCCGGCGGTCGCAGGCTGTAAACCGACGACCGGGCTGAACCTGCTGCTGGTCACTGAATATGCGCGCAGCACCCAGGCTTTCGCGGTGGAATCGGTAGAAAACATCATCCGCCTCGACTGGAGCCAGGTGCATACGGCGGAATCGGGCGTCAGCTCACGCAACATCACCAGCATCGCGCGCCTCGACAGCGACAACCAGAGCAATGAACTGGCACTGGTGCTGGATGTTGAACAGATCCTTTATGACATCATCCCGTCGGTGCGCGACGGCCAGCCGAACACCGTGATGCAGGAGCGCAGCTTCAAACTGAAGCCGGGCGCGGTCGCTATCGTGGCGGAAGATTCCAAAGTGGCGCGCTCGATGCTGGAGCATGGGCTTAAGAGCATGGGCATCCCGGCGCTGATGCACACCACAGGCCTGGAAGCCTGGGAAAAAATCAAGCTGATGGCGAAAGAAGCTCAGGCGGAAGGGCAGTCGATCACCGATAAGATAGCGATGGTGCTGACCGATCTTGAGATGCCGGAGATGGACGGTTTTACGCTGACGCGTAACATCAAAATGGATGCGACCCTGAAGAAGATCCCGGTCGTGATCCACTCGTCGCTCTCCGGCAGCGCTAACGAAGATCATGTACGGAAAGTGGGCGCGGACGGCTACGTGGCGAAGTTTGAAATCAACGAGCTTTCCGCGGCTATCCAGCGCGTACTCGACAAAGTGGCGAGCTGA
- a CDS encoding DUF4303 domain-containing protein, translating into MAQQAFDWQALEEAAVTMMVAAVRNVHQQHPQERLYGATFHAFYGDGSVLYWPCIAVGTEESLARRVAEYQAQGDTSSSESLTESLRWSSADLPYNIEPDEHAERLAQKCGDFAARDGTFTVWEKTYDHFMRRFPKAAKKARQQLIREGVVDKHFIIIAEDDAGELVPLSLTRAQLLRHFPQYDADEKERRRLTALPLEEQLRELVPLALGVVRGTLYGGYDELLKAIGRPAVAPLAAVVRGDAPGERWNACKLIAEINDATDEAITALCGHLDDENADNSDRSWAACALARLGRMDAIVARVPGLAADIAACGLTAPYRSFRDDGRFQPLDYRPLEAALEAHPQLEAAVAHELQPGRGYCHITPDETPAARAGLASRFALIRSHAQAVLEEAEDKLR; encoded by the coding sequence ATGGCACAACAGGCTTTCGACTGGCAAGCCCTTGAAGAGGCTGCCGTCACGATGATGGTCGCTGCGGTTCGCAACGTGCATCAACAGCACCCGCAGGAGCGTCTGTACGGCGCCACCTTCCATGCTTTTTATGGCGACGGATCCGTCCTGTACTGGCCCTGCATCGCGGTGGGGACTGAGGAAAGTCTCGCGCGGCGCGTGGCGGAATATCAGGCGCAGGGCGATACTTCATCGTCAGAATCGCTAACCGAGAGCCTGCGCTGGTCTTCGGCAGATCTGCCTTACAACATCGAACCAGATGAGCACGCTGAAAGGCTGGCGCAGAAGTGCGGAGATTTCGCAGCGCGCGACGGCACCTTTACGGTGTGGGAGAAAACTTACGACCACTTTATGCGCCGCTTCCCGAAGGCCGCTAAAAAGGCGCGTCAGCAACTCATCCGTGAAGGCGTGGTGGATAAGCATTTTATTATTATCGCCGAAGACGACGCCGGTGAGCTGGTCCCGCTGAGCCTCACCCGCGCGCAGCTGCTGCGTCATTTTCCGCAATATGACGCCGACGAAAAAGAGCGCCGCCGTCTGACCGCCCTGCCCCTCGAAGAGCAGCTTCGCGAGCTGGTGCCACTGGCGCTCGGCGTCGTCCGGGGCACGCTGTATGGGGGGTATGACGAACTGCTGAAAGCTATCGGGCGCCCTGCCGTGGCGCCGCTGGCGGCGGTAGTGCGCGGTGATGCGCCAGGCGAGCGCTGGAACGCCTGCAAACTTATCGCCGAAATTAACGACGCCACGGATGAGGCCATCACCGCGCTCTGCGGGCACCTGGATGACGAGAACGCGGACAACAGCGACCGCAGCTGGGCCGCCTGCGCGCTGGCGCGACTTGGCAGGATGGACGCTATCGTCGCACGGGTTCCGGGACTGGCAGCGGATATTGCCGCCTGCGGGCTAACAGCCCCGTATCGCAGCTTTCGGGATGACGGGCGTTTTCAGCCGCTCGACTACCGCCCTCTCGAAGCGGCACTGGAAGCGCATCCGCAGCTTGAGGCCGCCGTGGCGCATGAGCTTCAGCCAGGGCGCGGATATTGCCACATCACACCGGACGAAACTCCGGCCGCCCGCGCCGGGCTCGCCTCACGCTTTGCGCTGATTCGCAGCCATGCGCAGGCGGTGCTGGAAGAGGCGGAAGATAAGCTTCGCTGA
- a CDS encoding VirK/YbjX family protein, with protein sequence MSVITSHAAPSPRSGMDIIKALTTGQLMPGGLWQKKSYRLKFALRSAIYLPATLRFMDALAANPRFEQLLSVQNTLPGKIHRHYLRLGLSAGERAGAIINHYDFIRDKAATRLADALCATSPQPLFTLAAKEKTVVISASSAHKAEREGESTLWLYCDDVLLASLTFSVVRDATGYGIAIGGLQGPRRGVPHEAIRDATKACFGVFPKRLLMEVLWLMIQQHGMTRFEAVSNNGHVFRGLRYRFSKGRHFFASYDEFWESIGGERRGARCFTLPLTAARKPLEEVASKKRSEYRKRYELLDALAEQWRALNSR encoded by the coding sequence ATGTCGGTCATCACCTCTCACGCTGCCCCCTCCCCACGCAGCGGCATGGATATTATTAAAGCCCTTACCACCGGCCAGTTGATGCCCGGCGGGTTGTGGCAGAAAAAAAGCTATCGTCTGAAGTTTGCGCTGCGCAGCGCTATCTACCTGCCTGCCACGCTGCGCTTTATGGACGCGCTTGCCGCTAATCCGCGCTTTGAGCAACTGCTGAGCGTACAGAACACGCTGCCTGGCAAAATTCATCGTCACTATCTGCGTCTTGGGTTAAGCGCGGGCGAGCGTGCCGGCGCCATTATCAATCACTACGATTTCATCCGCGACAAGGCGGCGACGCGCCTTGCCGATGCGCTCTGCGCCACCAGCCCGCAGCCGCTGTTTACCCTCGCGGCGAAAGAGAAAACCGTCGTCATCAGCGCCTCATCGGCCCATAAAGCCGAGCGCGAAGGCGAAAGCACGCTGTGGCTGTACTGTGATGACGTCCTGCTCGCCAGCCTGACGTTCAGCGTGGTGCGCGACGCCACGGGCTATGGCATCGCCATCGGCGGCCTGCAGGGGCCGCGCAGAGGCGTGCCGCATGAAGCCATTCGTGATGCCACAAAAGCCTGCTTTGGCGTCTTTCCGAAGCGTCTGCTGATGGAAGTGCTCTGGCTGATGATTCAGCAACATGGGATGACGCGCTTCGAAGCGGTGAGCAATAACGGCCACGTCTTTCGCGGGCTGCGCTATCGCTTCAGCAAGGGGCGGCATTTTTTTGCAAGCTACGATGAGTTCTGGGAATCGATCGGCGGCGAGCGGCGCGGCGCACGTTGCTTCACGCTGCCGCTCACGGCAGCGCGTAAGCCGCTGGAAGAGGTCGCCAGCAAAAAACGCTCAGAGTACCGCAAACGCTACGAGCTGCTGGATGCTCTGGCGGAGCAGTGGCGCGCGCTGAACTCGCGATAA
- a CDS encoding DUF488 domain-containing protein — protein MITLKRVYDEPDAQDGYRVLVDRLWPRGIKKADLPLDEWNKALAPSTALRKALHGEVIDFTHFSARYREELTARQEDGERLAAISRKGTLTLLYAAKDRRQNHAQILAAWLRELAEKA, from the coding sequence ATGATTACGCTGAAACGCGTTTATGACGAGCCGGACGCGCAGGACGGCTACCGGGTGCTGGTGGACAGACTCTGGCCGCGCGGCATAAAGAAAGCGGATCTGCCGTTAGACGAATGGAATAAAGCGCTGGCCCCTTCGACGGCGCTTCGCAAGGCGTTGCACGGCGAGGTTATCGATTTTACGCACTTCAGCGCGCGCTACCGTGAAGAGCTTACGGCGCGGCAGGAAGACGGCGAGCGCCTGGCGGCGATTTCCCGCAAAGGAACGCTCACTCTCCTGTATGCGGCGAAAGACAGGCGCCAGAACCACGCGCAAATCCTGGCGGCGTGGCTCCGGGAGCTTGCTGAAAAGGCTTAA
- a CDS encoding CTP synthase C-terminal region-related (seleno)protein yields METSPLTSTLRIALVGDYNSATVAHQAIPLAIDDAAAVLELTADYDWLATKDIKSPEDLVGYDAIWVVPGSPYENEDGAFIAIRYARENAIPFLGTCGGFQHAVIEYARNVLGWRDANHGETAQDGRLVITPLSCSLVEQTGEVELRPHTLIARAYGREEIAEAYRCNFGVAPEFVEALNADALKVTGWDNDGDVRAVELTTHPFFVATLFQHERGALEGRPVPLVREFLRAARR; encoded by the coding sequence ATGGAAACCTCTCCGCTCACTTCCACGCTGCGCATTGCGCTGGTCGGCGACTACAACAGCGCGACCGTCGCGCATCAGGCGATCCCACTCGCGATTGACGACGCTGCCGCCGTACTGGAACTCACCGCCGATTACGACTGGCTTGCGACAAAAGATATTAAAAGCCCGGAAGATCTGGTGGGCTATGACGCCATCTGGGTCGTGCCTGGCAGCCCGTATGAAAACGAAGATGGCGCGTTTATCGCCATCCGCTACGCCCGTGAAAACGCCATTCCGTTTCTCGGCACCTGCGGCGGTTTTCAGCATGCGGTGATTGAATACGCCCGTAACGTCCTGGGCTGGCGCGATGCCAACCACGGCGAAACCGCGCAGGACGGCAGGCTGGTGATCACGCCGCTCAGCTGCTCGCTGGTGGAGCAGACCGGCGAGGTGGAGCTGCGCCCGCATACGCTTATCGCGCGCGCTTACGGACGTGAGGAAATTGCAGAGGCGTATCGCTGCAATTTTGGCGTGGCGCCGGAGTTCGTCGAGGCGCTGAACGCGGACGCGCTGAAAGTTACCGGTTGGGATAACGACGGCGACGTGCGCGCCGTCGAGCTGACGACGCATCCGTTCTTTGTGGCGACGCTGTTCCAGCACGAGCGCGGGGCGCTGGAAGGACGTCCGGTGCCGCTGGTTCGCGAATTCCTGCGCGCCGCCCGCCGCTAA
- a CDS encoding CynX/NimT family MFS transporter — protein sequence MTNLISSRLGGWLLLAGLLTIATTLRVTFTGAAPLLDAIRLDFSLSTAATGLLTTLPLLAFALVSPLAAGSARRFGMERSLFGALLIISAGILLRASGSATALFAGTALIGCGIAIGNVLLPGMIKRDFPGKVAKLTGAYSLTMGLAAAAGSALVVPVATLSGGWRGALLALIVFPLLALLLWLPQLRATRHDAVGGNAATRSRSIWRSALAWQVTLFLGVNSLIYYIVIGWLPSILISAGFSEAQAGSLHGLMQLATAVPGIAVPLLLAKLRDQRGIAILTALLCAASPVGLWFFPHFAAWWVVIFGFGSGATMILGLTFIGLRASSAHQAAALSGMAQSVGYLLAACGPPAIGRLHDLLHSWSLPLMVCAALAVVMAIAGGFAGRTREIGAP from the coding sequence ATGACTAACCTGATTTCTTCGCGTCTCGGCGGCTGGCTGCTGCTGGCGGGCCTGCTGACCATCGCCACCACCTTGCGCGTTACGTTTACCGGCGCGGCTCCCCTGCTGGACGCCATTCGCCTCGATTTCTCGCTCTCGACCGCCGCCACCGGGCTTCTCACGACGTTGCCGCTGCTCGCCTTCGCGCTGGTGTCGCCGCTGGCGGCGGGCAGCGCGCGGCGTTTCGGTATGGAGCGCAGCCTCTTCGGCGCGTTGCTGATTATCAGCGCGGGCATTCTTCTGCGCGCCTCCGGCAGCGCGACGGCGCTCTTTGCGGGCACCGCGCTTATCGGCTGTGGAATAGCCATCGGCAACGTACTGCTGCCTGGCATGATTAAGCGTGATTTTCCGGGGAAAGTGGCGAAACTGACGGGCGCGTATTCACTGACGATGGGTCTTGCGGCGGCCGCAGGGTCGGCGCTGGTGGTGCCGGTTGCCACACTCAGCGGCGGCTGGCGCGGCGCGCTGCTGGCGCTGATTGTCTTTCCGCTCCTCGCCCTGCTCCTCTGGCTGCCGCAGTTGCGCGCCACCCGACATGATGCCGTCGGCGGCAATGCGGCGACGCGCAGCCGCAGTATCTGGCGTTCTGCGCTCGCCTGGCAGGTCACGCTCTTTCTGGGCGTGAACTCCCTTATCTATTACATCGTCATCGGCTGGCTGCCGTCGATACTGATAAGCGCCGGGTTTAGCGAAGCGCAGGCCGGTTCGCTGCATGGCCTGATGCAGCTGGCGACCGCCGTGCCGGGCATTGCGGTGCCGCTGCTGCTTGCAAAACTGCGAGACCAGCGCGGCATCGCCATTCTCACGGCGCTGCTCTGCGCCGCAAGCCCTGTCGGGTTGTGGTTTTTCCCGCATTTTGCCGCCTGGTGGGTGGTGATTTTCGGTTTCGGCTCAGGGGCGACAATGATCCTCGGCCTGACGTTTATCGGCCTGCGCGCCAGTTCCGCGCATCAGGCTGCGGCGCTGTCGGGGATGGCGCAGTCGGTGGGGTATCTGCTGGCGGCGTGCGGGCCGCCCGCTATCGGCAGGCTCCACGATCTGCTGCACAGCTGGAGCCTGCCGTTGATGGTCTGCGCCGCGCTCGCCGTGGTGATGGCGATCGCGGGCGGGTTTGCCGGGCGCACGCGGGAAATCGGCGCGCCGTAG